Proteins encoded by one window of Procambarus clarkii isolate CNS0578487 chromosome 55, FALCON_Pclarkii_2.0, whole genome shotgun sequence:
- the LOC123754913 gene encoding barH-like 1 homeobox protein codes for MEIRVECVARMEDSDTPASPRELRPTSPCESEISVGCEARQDDRPSPMDMTHTDDDDDEDDTEPQSPSTSRGAPSPTLSSGSLHTESFTYLSDDEYFRPLKRLAMSSTSPPLPQPQPQLLSPQEEEEEEEEEPKPPTPEPQPQEPQEPEGLMGRGGDIAMDQKQAAGLRSFSILDILSYKPSRRKSSVPVKIVRPWDTREEGVADPPAKSSSQNDKKSSSNDKGSALDALFKMTNKTLDNLNKDEKTDAVNLFNSRQPPKKKRKSRTAFTNHQIFELEKRFLYQKYLSPADRDELAQSLGLSNAQVITWFQNRRAKLKRDMEELKRDVECTKVIATNKTLLEASVNVAALLKVKELPRIPITSLPQH; via the exons ATGGAAATACGGGTAGAGTGCGTGGCTAGGATGGAGGATAGTGACACACCCGCCTCTCCCCGTGAGCTGCGGCCGACAAGTCCTTGTGAGAGTGAAATTAGTGTCGGGTGCGAAGCGCGGCAAGATGATCGTCCCTCTCCTATGGACATGACCCACACGGACGACGATGACGATGAGGACGACACAGAGCCCCAGTCCCCATCCACCTCGCGGGGGGCGCCGTCCCCGACGCTATCCTCAGGATCCCTACACACCGAGTCATTCACCTACCTATCCGACGACGAATATTTCAGACCACTCAAAAGACTAGCCATGTCAAGCACGTCGCCGCCGCTGCCGCAGCCGCAGCCGCAGCTCCTCTCcccgcaggaggaggaggaggaagaagaggaggaaccCAAGCCTCCTACACCCGAGCCGCAGCCGCAGGAGCCGCAGGAACCCGAAGGACTCATGGGCCGAGGCGGAGACATAGCAATGGACCAGAAACAAGCAGCAGGATTAAGATCCTTCTCTATCCTCGACATCCTATCCTACAAGCCGTCAAGACGGAAGTCGTCGGTTCCTGTCAAGATTGTACGCCCTTGGGACACGCGGGAGGAAGGGGTCGCCGACCCCCCTGCCAAGTCGTCGAGCCAGAACGACAAGAAAAGCTCCAGTAACGACAAAGGAAGTGCTCTTGATGCGCTCTTTAAGATGACCAATAAGACACTCGACAACCTCAATAAGGATGAGAAAACTg ACGCCGTTAACCTCTTCAACAGCAGACAGCCGCCCAAGAAGAAACGGAAGAGTCGAACAGCTTTCACTAACCACCAGATCTTCGAACTGGAGAAGCGCTTCTTGTACCAGAAATACCTCTCGCCCGCCGACAGAGACGAACTAGCCCAATCGCTTGGACTAAGCAACGCCCAG GTGATCACGTGGTTCCAGAACCGGCGGGCGAAGCTGAAGCGGGACATGGAGGAGCTGAAGCGGGACGTCGAGTGCACAAAAGTCATCGCCACCAACAAGACGCTCCTGGAGGCGTCGGTGAACGTTGCAGCGCTGCTGAAGGTGAAGGAGCTGCCCAGGATACCCATCACCTCGCTGCCCCAGCACTAG